In one Bacteroidales bacterium WCE2004 genomic region, the following are encoded:
- a CDS encoding beta-glucosidase → MKNHNCNYMFKRILTIAAAGVCLAACATVPKSAQDRLAANDKKIDAIIAQMTLEEKVNMLHSKTNMSSAGVERLGIADIRYADGPFGIREEGVPNGFQSAGWTLDSATFFPTGSALAATWSEELAYAYGKGMGIEARLRGKDVILGPAVNIQRLPVGGRTYEYLSEDPILSAALALRYTEGVQDQGTAVCIKHFAVNNQETNRASVDAQVDERTLREIYLKPFERAVVEGGAMSVMPAYNKVNGDYCSENEHLLNEILRGEWGFKGMTVSDWGGTHSTMGAMLHGLNVQMTGDNYLGKPVIDSIATGALTEALVDEKVRQILRVRFAVEPVPEDVANTKMTSQPECQQIAKAVAEKSIVLLKNEGAVLPLQAGVKKIAVIGQNAVLKTQSGGMGAGVKALYEVTPLEGIRKRAGAGVEVLYAPGYKNFPGRRWGPPAASKDPLEASAIDEPADPALLAEAVRLAQEADVVIFFGGTNKNIETEGSDRKNIDLPAGQNEVVKALYAANRNLVTVLVSGGPTDLRELEPVSPAIVQGWWNGTEGGTALAEVLFGDIAPSGKLPFTFPAKLEDSPAYALGNFPDKAQGGDLFTLMFRADVLKMSAAERQALIDAMPKPVSKYTEGFLVGYRWFDTKEIKPMYAFGHGLSYVTFGYGEMKATASEKSVKVSFDLTNEGQMAADEVVQLYVHRVDSQVEWPAKELKAFARVSLKAGQKKTVTLEIPLKDLRYWNVDTNAWDLEHGKLQLLLGAASDDIRQQAEVEI, encoded by the coding sequence ATGAAAAACCATAACTGCAACTATATGTTCAAGAGAATCCTGACCATCGCGGCCGCGGGCGTCTGCCTGGCCGCGTGTGCGACGGTGCCGAAGTCCGCACAGGACCGGCTGGCCGCCAATGACAAGAAGATCGACGCGATCATCGCGCAGATGACCCTCGAGGAGAAGGTCAACATGCTCCACAGCAAGACCAACATGTCCTCCGCCGGCGTGGAGCGCCTCGGCATCGCCGACATCCGCTACGCCGACGGCCCGTTCGGCATCCGCGAGGAAGGCGTGCCCAATGGCTTCCAGTCCGCGGGCTGGACCCTCGACTCCGCGACTTTCTTCCCGACCGGCTCCGCCCTTGCGGCGACCTGGTCCGAGGAGCTGGCTTACGCCTACGGCAAGGGCATGGGCATCGAGGCCCGCCTGCGCGGCAAGGATGTCATCCTCGGCCCGGCCGTCAACATCCAGCGCCTGCCCGTCGGCGGCCGCACGTATGAATACCTCAGCGAAGACCCGATCCTCTCGGCCGCCCTCGCGCTCCGCTACACCGAAGGTGTGCAGGACCAGGGCACGGCCGTGTGCATCAAGCACTTCGCCGTCAACAACCAGGAGACCAACCGCGCCAGCGTGGACGCGCAGGTGGACGAGCGCACCCTGCGCGAGATCTACCTCAAGCCGTTCGAGCGCGCGGTCGTCGAGGGCGGCGCGATGAGCGTGATGCCCGCCTACAACAAGGTCAACGGCGACTATTGCTCGGAGAACGAGCACCTGCTCAACGAGATCCTGCGCGGCGAATGGGGCTTCAAGGGCATGACCGTGTCCGACTGGGGCGGCACCCACAGCACGATGGGCGCCATGCTCCACGGCCTCAATGTCCAGATGACGGGCGACAACTACCTCGGCAAGCCGGTGATCGACTCGATCGCCACCGGCGCCCTGACCGAGGCCCTCGTGGACGAGAAGGTCCGCCAGATCCTGCGCGTCCGCTTCGCCGTCGAGCCGGTGCCGGAGGATGTCGCCAACACGAAGATGACCTCCCAGCCGGAGTGCCAGCAGATTGCGAAGGCGGTGGCCGAGAAGTCCATCGTCCTCCTGAAGAACGAAGGCGCCGTGCTCCCGCTGCAGGCCGGTGTCAAGAAGATTGCCGTGATCGGCCAGAACGCCGTCCTGAAAACCCAGTCCGGCGGCATGGGCGCGGGCGTCAAGGCCCTCTATGAGGTCACGCCTCTCGAGGGCATCCGCAAACGCGCCGGCGCCGGCGTGGAAGTCCTCTACGCCCCGGGCTACAAGAACTTCCCGGGCCGCCGCTGGGGCCCTCCCGCCGCCAGCAAGGACCCGCTCGAGGCTTCCGCCATCGACGAGCCGGCCGACCCGGCCCTGCTCGCCGAGGCCGTCCGCCTCGCCCAGGAGGCCGACGTGGTCATCTTCTTCGGCGGCACCAACAAGAACATCGAGACCGAGGGCAGCGACCGCAAGAACATCGACCTGCCCGCCGGGCAGAACGAAGTCGTGAAGGCCCTCTATGCGGCCAACCGGAACCTCGTGACCGTGCTGGTCTCCGGCGGCCCGACCGACCTGCGCGAACTCGAGCCGGTCAGCCCGGCCATCGTCCAGGGCTGGTGGAACGGCACCGAGGGCGGCACGGCCCTCGCCGAAGTGCTCTTCGGCGACATCGCGCCGTCCGGCAAGCTGCCGTTCACGTTCCCGGCGAAGCTGGAGGATTCCCCGGCGTATGCGCTGGGCAACTTCCCCGACAAGGCCCAGGGCGGCGACCTCTTCACGCTGATGTTCCGCGCCGACGTGCTCAAGATGAGCGCGGCCGAGCGCCAGGCGCTCATCGACGCGATGCCCAAGCCGGTGTCCAAGTATACCGAGGGCTTCCTCGTGGGCTACCGCTGGTTCGACACCAAGGAGATCAAGCCGATGTACGCCTTCGGCCACGGCCTCTCCTATGTCACCTTCGGCTATGGCGAGATGAAGGCCACCGCTTCCGAGAAGTCCGTCAAGGTCAGCTTCGACCTGACCAACGAAGGCCAGATGGCCGCAGACGAGGTCGTGCAGCTTTACGTGCACCGCGTGGACAGCCAGGTGGAGTGGCCCGCCAAGGAACTCAAGGCCTTCGCCCGCGTGAGCCTCAAGGCCGGCCAGAAGAAGACCGTCACGCTGGAGATCCCGCTTAAGGACCTCCGCTACTGGAACGTCGACACGAATGCCTGGGACCTCGAGCACGGCAAGCTGCAGCTCCTGCTCGGCGCCGCGTCCGACGACATCCGCCAGCAGGCCGAAGTGGAGATTTAA
- a CDS encoding enterochelin esterase: MKRIVTILSAALVLSGALHAQELANFRMGGPAPVISPEIQGDSVTFRLKADYATVVKLSGSWMPNPWGDTVDMTRGADFVWSVKLPLPPAEIYTYNFIVDGVTVNDPQNVYVQRDGTRYLPMLTVPGERSENYGEATKHGTVSHPWYDSKLLGYSRRLTVYTPYGYEANPKKKYPVLYLLHGAGGDEEAWISMGRTAQILDNLIEKGLAEPMIVVMPNGNPGQQAARTLGIPEKQLDWRAPENQNAYVRSLCEEIVPFVEKNFRAVAKPSSRAIAGLSMGGGHTIAASILYPELFDYICPLSAAGQATPEQVARLKKAGVKLYFLACGDTDFLFEGSKALDKTLTEQGLDHIFYVSDGGHVWSNWRLYLNTFAPLLFK; encoded by the coding sequence ATGAAAAGAATCGTTACTATCCTCTCGGCAGCCCTCGTGCTGTCTGGCGCCCTGCACGCGCAGGAGCTCGCCAACTTCCGCATGGGCGGCCCCGCCCCGGTGATCTCCCCGGAGATCCAGGGCGACAGCGTGACCTTCCGCCTGAAGGCCGACTACGCCACCGTCGTCAAGCTTTCCGGCTCCTGGATGCCCAATCCCTGGGGCGACACGGTCGACATGACGCGCGGCGCGGACTTCGTCTGGTCCGTCAAGCTCCCTCTGCCGCCGGCAGAGATCTACACCTACAACTTCATCGTGGATGGCGTGACCGTCAACGATCCGCAGAATGTCTATGTGCAGCGTGACGGCACCCGCTACCTCCCGATGCTCACCGTGCCCGGCGAGCGCAGCGAGAACTACGGCGAGGCCACGAAGCACGGCACCGTGAGCCATCCCTGGTACGACAGCAAGCTGCTCGGCTACAGCCGCCGCCTGACCGTCTATACCCCGTACGGCTACGAAGCCAATCCGAAGAAGAAATATCCCGTCCTGTACCTGCTGCACGGCGCCGGCGGCGACGAGGAGGCCTGGATCTCGATGGGCCGCACGGCCCAGATCCTGGACAACCTCATCGAGAAGGGCCTCGCCGAGCCGATGATCGTGGTGATGCCCAACGGCAACCCCGGCCAGCAGGCCGCCCGCACCCTCGGCATCCCGGAGAAGCAGCTCGACTGGCGTGCCCCCGAGAACCAGAACGCCTACGTGCGCAGCCTCTGCGAGGAAATCGTCCCGTTCGTCGAGAAGAATTTCCGCGCCGTCGCGAAGCCCTCTTCGCGCGCCATCGCGGGCCTGTCGATGGGCGGCGGCCACACCATCGCCGCCTCCATCCTCTATCCGGAACTCTTCGACTACATCTGCCCGCTCTCCGCGGCCGGACAGGCCACGCCCGAGCAGGTCGCCCGCCTCAAGAAGGCCGGCGTGAAGCTCTACTTTCTGGCCTGCGGCGACACGGACTTCCTTTTCGAGGGCTCCAAGGCGCTTGACAAGACGCTCACCGAGCAGGGCCTGGACCACATCTTCTACGTGTCCGACGGCGGCCACGTCTGGTCCAACTGGCGCCTCTACCTGAACACCTTCGCCCCGCTGCTGTTCAAATAG
- a CDS encoding enterochelin esterase: protein MKRILILLSAILLGLTASAQQALYDSRSIESPVINADGTVTFRYQAPKAVKVTLSGDFLPVQHLEFEMDGRKMAYDAPGVAELREGPGGVWEYTTPFAVAPEMYTYTFTVDGNQVIDPNNVFVNRDIASLTSVLLVPQAGERSDLYAVHRVPHGTVSKVWYPSATAGFDRRLTVYTPAGYENSKTRYPVLYVLHGIGGDEDAWVTQGRATQILDNLIARGEARPMIVVFTNGNISQEAAPLENSTGYTRPTMDLPQTMEGTFETSFPEVVKFIDSRYRTIAKKQSRAICGLSMGGFHTLYITLNNPDLFNYSGMFSAAIGTGSEQTAAHKEIYADVDAKLARYFSRKPALLWIGIGSTDFLIESNNAFRAKLDAAGYPYTYMETDGGHIWRNWRIYLSEFVPLLFKQ, encoded by the coding sequence ATGAAAAGAATCCTTATCCTCCTGTCTGCCATCCTGCTCGGCCTGACCGCATCCGCCCAGCAGGCGCTCTACGACTCCCGCAGTATCGAATCCCCCGTCATCAACGCCGACGGGACCGTGACCTTCCGCTACCAGGCCCCCAAGGCCGTCAAGGTCACGCTGTCCGGCGATTTCCTGCCCGTCCAGCACCTCGAGTTCGAGATGGACGGCCGGAAGATGGCCTACGACGCGCCCGGCGTGGCCGAGCTGCGCGAAGGCCCGGGCGGCGTGTGGGAATACACCACGCCCTTCGCCGTGGCCCCCGAGATGTATACCTACACCTTCACCGTGGACGGCAACCAGGTGATCGACCCCAACAACGTCTTCGTCAACCGCGACATCGCCTCGCTGACCAGCGTGCTGCTGGTCCCGCAGGCGGGGGAGCGCTCCGACCTCTACGCGGTGCACCGCGTCCCGCACGGGACCGTGTCCAAGGTCTGGTATCCCAGCGCCACGGCCGGTTTCGACCGTCGCCTGACGGTCTACACCCCGGCCGGCTATGAGAATTCCAAGACCCGCTATCCCGTCCTCTACGTGCTGCACGGCATCGGCGGCGACGAGGACGCCTGGGTCACGCAGGGCCGCGCCACGCAGATCCTCGACAACCTCATCGCCCGCGGCGAGGCCCGGCCGATGATCGTGGTCTTCACCAACGGCAACATCTCCCAGGAGGCCGCCCCGCTGGAGAACTCCACCGGCTACACCCGCCCGACGATGGACCTGCCGCAGACGATGGAGGGCACCTTCGAGACTTCCTTCCCGGAGGTCGTCAAGTTCATCGACAGCCGCTACCGCACCATTGCGAAGAAGCAGTCCCGCGCCATCTGCGGCCTGTCCATGGGCGGTTTCCACACGCTCTACATCACGCTCAACAACCCGGACCTGTTCAACTACTCCGGCATGTTCTCCGCCGCCATCGGCACGGGCTCCGAGCAGACCGCCGCGCACAAGGAGATCTATGCGGACGTGGACGCCAAGCTGGCCCGCTACTTCTCCAGGAAGCCCGCGCTGCTCTGGATCGGCATCGGCAGCACCGACTTCCTGATCGAGTCCAACAACGCGTTCCGCGCCAAGCTCGACGCGGCCGGCTATCCCTACACCTACATGGAGACCGACGGCGGCCACATCTGGAGAAACTGGCGGATTTATCTGAGCGAATTTGTCCCCTTACTCTTCAAACAATAA
- a CDS encoding beta-glucosidase — translation MMKKSLLLFAAAGCALSAAAQPQLTKDNIDEVLAAMTLQEKATLLVGSGWGSMAAGSMTASNEVLVSGAAGTTRAIPRLGIPQTVLADGPAGIRINPTRPGTSQTFYATGFPVGTVLASTFNTPLVEELTTAMGEEVREYGADVLLAPGQNLHRNPLCGRNFEYFSEDPLLSGKTAAAYVRGIQSNGVGVSAKHFAFNDQETNRMEDDAVVNPRAARELYLKGFEIMVKESDPWTVMSSYNKVNGSYTQQSYDLLTTILRDEWGFKGIVMTDWGNKNGTAKAVKAGNDLMEPGMENEIERIVKGVNDGTIPMADVDRNVRRMLEYIVRTPRFQGYKYSNKPQLEAHGKLVRKAAAEGLVLLENNGVLPLKGVKKVALYGVGSYDFIAGGTGSGNVNKAYVRNVAEGLRANGLEPDADIETWYSQYIALEKTKARNNAAGASAILLGDAVIPEMAVGRGFIEKKLPATDIAVLTISRNAGEGGDRRAVDGDWSLTGAEREMMQTLADVYHAAGKQLVVVLNVGGAVETASWKHIPDAVLLAWTPGQEGGYTVADVLCGASYPSGKLPMTFPVNYFDIPSSYNFPYNYTGGNSFNPFPASDDDEDAAALAAAFGYSIRKQPNVDETQYKEGIWVGYRYFQTAGKAVSYPFGYGLGYTTFAYSKPVVKVAKDGTVTASVTVRNTGSAAGKEAVQLYISAPEAGLVKPAYELKAFAKTRELQPGESETLTMTVDAYTLASFNEAASAWETAAGAYTARFGASAADIRCTAPFKLAKAQSWPVHPVLLPKTPVQEITVK, via the coding sequence ATGATGAAGAAATCCCTCTTGTTATTCGCTGCCGCCGGCTGCGCCCTGAGCGCCGCCGCACAGCCCCAACTGACAAAAGACAACATCGACGAGGTGCTCGCCGCCATGACCCTCCAGGAGAAGGCCACGCTGCTGGTCGGCTCCGGCTGGGGCAGCATGGCCGCCGGCTCGATGACGGCCTCCAACGAGGTGCTCGTGTCCGGCGCCGCCGGCACCACGCGCGCCATCCCGCGCCTCGGCATCCCGCAGACCGTCCTCGCCGACGGCCCTGCCGGCATCCGCATCAACCCGACCCGTCCCGGCACCAGCCAGACCTTCTACGCCACCGGTTTCCCCGTGGGCACGGTGCTCGCCTCCACCTTCAACACCCCGCTCGTCGAGGAGCTCACCACCGCGATGGGTGAGGAGGTCCGCGAATACGGCGCCGACGTGCTGCTCGCCCCGGGACAGAACCTCCACCGCAACCCGCTCTGCGGCCGCAACTTCGAGTATTTCTCCGAGGATCCGCTCCTGTCCGGCAAGACCGCTGCCGCCTATGTGCGCGGCATCCAGTCCAACGGCGTGGGCGTGAGCGCCAAGCATTTCGCCTTCAACGACCAGGAGACCAACCGCATGGAGGACGACGCCGTGGTCAATCCCCGCGCCGCCCGCGAGCTCTATCTCAAGGGCTTCGAGATCATGGTCAAGGAGTCCGATCCCTGGACCGTCATGTCCTCCTACAACAAGGTCAACGGTTCCTACACCCAGCAGAGCTACGACCTGCTCACCACCATCCTGCGCGACGAGTGGGGCTTCAAGGGCATCGTGATGACCGACTGGGGCAACAAGAACGGCACCGCCAAGGCCGTCAAGGCCGGCAACGACCTGATGGAGCCCGGCATGGAGAATGAGATCGAGCGCATCGTCAAGGGCGTGAACGACGGCACCATCCCCATGGCCGACGTGGACCGCAACGTCCGCCGCATGCTCGAGTACATCGTCCGCACCCCGCGTTTCCAGGGCTATAAGTATTCCAACAAGCCGCAGCTCGAGGCCCACGGCAAGCTCGTCCGCAAGGCCGCGGCCGAAGGACTCGTCCTGCTCGAGAACAACGGCGTGCTGCCGCTCAAGGGCGTGAAGAAGGTCGCCCTTTACGGTGTCGGTTCCTACGACTTCATCGCCGGCGGCACCGGCTCCGGCAACGTCAACAAGGCCTACGTCCGCAACGTCGCAGAGGGCCTGCGGGCCAACGGCCTGGAGCCCGACGCCGACATCGAGACCTGGTACAGCCAGTATATCGCCCTGGAGAAGACCAAGGCCAGGAACAACGCCGCCGGCGCGTCCGCCATCCTCCTCGGCGACGCCGTCATCCCCGAGATGGCCGTCGGCCGCGGCTTTATCGAGAAGAAGCTCCCCGCCACCGACATCGCGGTGCTGACCATTTCCCGCAACGCGGGTGAGGGCGGCGACCGCCGTGCCGTGGACGGCGACTGGTCGCTGACCGGCGCCGAGCGCGAGATGATGCAGACCCTCGCCGACGTCTACCACGCCGCGGGCAAGCAGCTCGTCGTGGTGCTCAACGTGGGCGGCGCGGTCGAGACCGCTTCCTGGAAGCACATCCCCGACGCCGTGCTGCTGGCCTGGACGCCCGGCCAGGAAGGCGGCTACACCGTGGCCGACGTCCTCTGCGGCGCCTCCTACCCTTCCGGCAAGCTCCCGATGACCTTCCCGGTCAACTATTTTGACATCCCGTCTTCCTACAACTTCCCGTACAACTACACCGGCGGCAACTCCTTCAACCCGTTCCCGGCTTCGGACGACGACGAAGACGCCGCGGCCCTCGCCGCCGCCTTCGGCTACTCGATCCGCAAGCAGCCCAACGTGGACGAGACGCAGTACAAGGAAGGCATCTGGGTGGGCTACCGCTACTTCCAGACCGCCGGCAAGGCCGTCTCCTACCCCTTCGGCTACGGCCTCGGCTACACGACCTTCGCCTACTCCAAGCCGGTCGTCAAGGTGGCCAAGGACGGCACCGTGACCGCCAGCGTCACCGTGCGCAACACCGGCTCCGCCGCAGGCAAGGAGGCCGTCCAGCTCTACATCTCCGCCCCTGAGGCCGGTCTCGTCAAGCCCGCCTACGAGCTCAAGGCCTTCGCCAAGACCCGCGAGCTGCAGCCCGGCGAGTCCGAGACCCTCACGATGACGGTCGACGCCTACACGCTCGCCTCCTTCAACGAGGCCGCCAGCGCCTGGGAGACCGCCGCCGGCGCCTACACGGCCCGCTTCGGCGCCTCCGCCGCGGACATCCGCTGCACCGCCCCCTTCAAGCTCGCCAAGGCCCAGTCCTGGCCCGTCCACCCGGTCCTCCTCCCCAAGACCCCCGTCCAGGAGATCACCGTGAAATAA
- a CDS encoding Flagellum-specific peptidoglycan hydrolase FlgJ — MKRILFLLVAACLALGAGKNPRLAYIDQYSALAVLEMQRTGVPASITLAQGMLESGYGLSPLATKANNHFGMKCHSDWKGEKFFYDDDKADECFRVYRTVEDSFRAHSDFLRGRERYQFLFELDPTDYKGWARGLRRAGYATDPGYATKLINLIEDFQLYRFDTMTEDDLPAGAAAEPVAEAAAAEPAAEAPAASDAPAPEPVREHAVRAGHSEEAADDAADETAGLPAYKESVSISLSRAFYEMNGVRYVRAIEGETWASLAEDNHLSLKKLLSFNDLTAPVPLHSGMVVYLERKKPEAEPGYGLYEVDQEGLTLWDISQMFGIQLKKLQLYNAFRGAAPIRPGDTIILRKL, encoded by the coding sequence ATGAAACGGATCCTCTTCCTTCTGGTCGCGGCCTGCCTGGCCCTCGGGGCCGGCAAAAACCCGCGCCTGGCCTATATCGACCAGTATTCCGCCCTGGCGGTGCTGGAGATGCAGCGCACCGGCGTGCCGGCGAGCATCACGCTCGCGCAGGGCATGCTGGAGTCCGGCTATGGCCTGTCGCCGCTGGCCACGAAGGCGAACAACCACTTCGGCATGAAGTGCCACAGCGACTGGAAGGGCGAGAAATTCTTCTACGACGACGACAAGGCGGACGAGTGTTTCCGGGTCTACAGGACGGTGGAGGACTCTTTCCGCGCCCATTCGGATTTCCTGCGCGGACGCGAGCGGTATCAGTTCCTGTTCGAGCTCGACCCCACCGACTACAAGGGCTGGGCGCGCGGCCTGCGCCGCGCCGGCTATGCCACGGATCCGGGCTATGCCACCAAGCTGATCAACCTCATCGAGGATTTCCAGCTGTACCGCTTCGACACGATGACGGAGGATGACCTCCCCGCCGGGGCCGCTGCGGAGCCGGTGGCGGAGGCGGCTGCGGCTGAGCCCGCCGCCGAGGCACCCGCCGCCAGCGATGCGCCCGCCCCGGAGCCTGTCCGCGAGCACGCGGTCCGCGCCGGGCACAGCGAAGAGGCGGCAGACGATGCGGCGGACGAGACCGCCGGCCTTCCGGCCTACAAGGAGAGCGTGAGCATCTCGCTGTCGCGCGCGTTCTATGAGATGAACGGCGTGCGCTACGTGCGCGCGATCGAGGGCGAGACCTGGGCCTCCCTGGCGGAGGACAACCACCTCTCCCTGAAGAAGCTCCTCAGTTTCAACGACCTGACCGCGCCCGTCCCCCTGCATTCCGGCATGGTGGTCTACCTGGAGCGCAAGAAGCCCGAGGCCGAGCCCGGCTACGGACTCTACGAGGTCGACCAGGAGGGCCTGACCCTCTGGGACATCTCTCAGATGTTCGGCATCCAGCTCAAGAAACTGCAGCTCTACAACGCCTTCCGCGGCGCCGCGCCCATCCGCCCCGGCGACACCATCATCCTCCGCAAGCTCTAG
- a CDS encoding ribonuclease Z produces the protein MIFTLTIMGTASAMPISDRNPSAQMLAVHGRLFLLDCGEGTQQQMRRAHLAFLKVEAIFISHIHGDHLFGLFGLLNTMTMYGRTAPLHIYGPRALGSVINFYRSFFGEHESYEILFTPVDCKELQVIHTSKWVTVSAFPLEHKIECYGYRFDEIVTERHWQENPAYHPKSYAYCSDTAPFPQLAEWVRGVDLLYHEATYPHEMADKAADRGHSTTVQAAACARDAEAARLVIGHYSSRIADFDALVQECRDIFPETTAAQDGDVFEI, from the coding sequence ATGATCTTTACACTCACGATAATGGGCACGGCTTCGGCCATGCCCATTTCTGATAGGAATCCAAGCGCCCAGATGCTTGCCGTGCATGGGCGCTTGTTCCTTTTGGATTGCGGGGAGGGCACGCAGCAGCAGATGCGGCGCGCCCACCTTGCATTTTTGAAGGTAGAGGCCATCTTCATCTCCCATATCCACGGCGACCATCTTTTCGGCCTTTTCGGCCTGCTCAACACGATGACGATGTACGGCCGCACGGCCCCGTTGCACATCTACGGCCCGCGCGCCCTCGGTTCGGTGATCAACTTCTACAGGAGTTTCTTCGGCGAGCACGAGAGCTATGAGATCCTGTTCACCCCGGTGGACTGCAAGGAGCTGCAGGTGATCCACACTTCCAAGTGGGTGACCGTCAGCGCCTTTCCGCTCGAACACAAGATCGAGTGCTACGGCTACCGCTTCGACGAGATCGTGACCGAGCGCCATTGGCAGGAGAATCCTGCCTACCATCCCAAATCCTACGCGTATTGCTCCGACACTGCTCCCTTCCCGCAGCTCGCGGAATGGGTGCGCGGGGTGGACCTCCTCTACCACGAGGCGACCTACCCGCACGAGATGGCGGACAAGGCCGCCGACCGCGGGCATTCCACCACGGTGCAGGCGGCGGCGTGCGCCCGCGACGCGGAAGCCGCCCGGCTCGTGATCGGGCACTATTCTTCCCGCATCGCGGATTTCGACGCGCTGGTGCAGGAGTGCCGGGACATCTTCCCGGAGACCACCGCCGCCCAGGACGGCGATGTGTTCGAAATTTAG